From a single Adhaeribacter swui genomic region:
- a CDS encoding T9SS type A sorting domain-containing protein yields the protein MKKICTPPRVVVCSSRSKKLFNLLFCCLIFLQSYSVSAFNKHAPENLKKAAKPLAGETIASFTLINADSDTDIQTITNGSTINLASLATTNLNIRINTSPATVGSVVMNLSGKQTYNKTETGAPYALFGDVSGDYHAWVPAVGTYTLKATPYSGSGGGGTAGTAKTITFSFATGQTTQPAIQVNFQDPNTVPPSGWVRDFGQPYGARTGTNQGSNLTYGWKKRADGSLLNLAVGGTTPGNGRNRNMPADVLKATLMHMQADDIAGTFDGTKAEGYWEAKVANGIYDVTVSAGDAGVYSFPEKHTLNVEGATALKDFIPSGAAGASTRFKSGTVRVTVTDGNLTIDADGGTNTKINSAQIVPVSTGAFTFWSANELQLSAEKGSSATKKTFSLDIGNSSNRNDITYSVTATYGAGASGWLTFNATHTGAEPNVTFNYAAAQNLPIGTYKATINAVAAGFSTGSVTIQVVVSAPRPYVISSTPADGTVNVSVNTSSIAANNLFVPEVAGYQGGVNNSTITSSTVKLVKVVNGVSTQIQGVVQGTGGGDAISFSPTFALEANTTYKFMVTDGVKSYSGASFIPYTATFTTGDAIEPTDPISVEFTKVAIAGTQKKKYSSLVIGPDGKFYALLLNGNIERFAISRPSGTLTLEANIATLPNKYGARSAVGLVFDPASTASNLIAYVSHCSSGLTGAPEFDGKISKLSGATLATEQLLVTNLPRSAKDHLVNSLAFGPDGMLYISQGSNSSMGAYDGSWQRTESLLSGAVLKLDLTKLGSTTLDVKTSNSQSVINAATTSSLKLSDGTYNPYATNAPLKIYGSGVRNAYDLVWHSNGQLYAPANGSAAGGNTPPSVAGTRRPDGTTYNGPVIPATSAVQVQNDWLFRVKSGGYYGHPNPLRGEYVANRGYADNPKYATNVTSDLNYRGAAFNFELNRSPNGAIEYKSNAFNGALKGKILVCRFSGGGDIIVLQPGSVVKGSPDAQYDIVNHFTGAGTNGLVGMSGFINPLDLVEDTQTGNLYVIEFNWNNIPDRTAQITLLRVSSISDDEGFATAFPEKISATEVVGITSTNTVTSAQKAAAASQKGKDKDKDKDKDKDKDDDLPDLSKVTRHPVTISNTGRGNLKLKNLSIIGENAAEFRLLGQPDAKPNKPIKIRKNSSVTFNVAFFPTTKGLKKAKIEAVSSKKKQDQSVSVELEGLGIMYEGIDTVGTGSPVDSVTETASSLSEISKSKDLKLSVYPNPNEAGSKIYVDLAGFAPKEAVTLSLYDSYGQLYWAKTVRVDEQGISSAEMPVNKNMNAGIYIMKVTGASGQKQSKLILK from the coding sequence ATGAAAAAGATTTGTACTCCTCCACGCGTGGTTGTGTGTTCATCCCGTAGTAAAAAATTATTTAATTTACTTTTCTGTTGTCTTATTTTTCTGCAAAGTTATTCCGTTAGTGCTTTTAACAAGCATGCACCAGAAAACTTAAAAAAGGCAGCTAAGCCCTTGGCTGGCGAAACCATTGCCAGCTTTACCTTAATCAATGCCGATTCGGATACAGATATTCAAACCATTACCAATGGCAGCACCATTAACCTCGCTAGTTTAGCTACTACAAATTTAAACATCCGGATAAACACCAGTCCGGCTACGGTGGGCAGTGTGGTTATGAATTTAAGCGGCAAACAAACGTACAATAAAACCGAAACGGGTGCGCCCTATGCCTTGTTCGGCGATGTTAGCGGAGATTATCACGCCTGGGTTCCGGCTGTCGGGACTTACACCTTAAAAGCTACTCCGTACTCCGGCTCCGGTGGCGGCGGGACTGCTGGTACGGCCAAAACCATTACTTTCAGCTTTGCTACTGGCCAAACAACCCAACCGGCCATTCAGGTAAATTTTCAGGATCCGAATACCGTACCTCCTTCGGGGTGGGTGCGCGATTTCGGGCAACCTTATGGCGCACGCACCGGCACCAACCAAGGCAGTAATTTAACTTATGGCTGGAAAAAACGGGCCGATGGCAGCTTATTAAATTTAGCGGTAGGGGGTACCACGCCGGGTAACGGGCGTAATCGTAACATGCCGGCCGATGTATTAAAAGCTACCCTCATGCACATGCAAGCCGACGATATCGCCGGCACTTTTGACGGCACCAAAGCCGAAGGTTACTGGGAAGCCAAAGTAGCCAATGGAATTTATGATGTTACCGTTTCGGCTGGGGACGCCGGAGTCTATTCTTTCCCGGAAAAACACACGTTAAACGTAGAAGGGGCAACCGCTCTGAAAGATTTTATACCGAGTGGCGCAGCCGGTGCAAGCACCCGGTTTAAAAGTGGTACCGTGCGGGTAACGGTTACGGATGGTAATCTAACCATCGATGCCGACGGTGGTACTAACACCAAAATAAACTCCGCACAGATTGTGCCGGTTTCTACGGGTGCATTTACTTTCTGGTCGGCCAATGAATTACAATTATCCGCTGAAAAAGGCAGTTCTGCCACAAAAAAAACTTTCTCTTTAGATATAGGCAATTCCAGCAACCGGAACGATATAACCTACTCGGTAACGGCAACTTACGGAGCTGGCGCTAGTGGTTGGTTAACCTTTAACGCCACCCATACCGGTGCCGAACCTAACGTAACTTTTAATTATGCCGCTGCGCAAAATCTACCTATAGGTACCTACAAAGCTACTATAAACGCCGTTGCGGCCGGGTTTAGCACCGGCAGCGTTACTATTCAGGTAGTAGTAAGTGCGCCCCGCCCATACGTTATTTCATCCACGCCGGCCGATGGTACCGTTAATGTGAGCGTAAATACCTCCAGCATTGCGGCCAATAACTTATTTGTGCCGGAAGTTGCTGGCTACCAAGGTGGGGTAAATAACAGTACCATCACCAGCAGCACCGTTAAATTAGTTAAAGTTGTAAATGGGGTTAGCACGCAAATACAAGGCGTGGTGCAGGGTACCGGCGGCGGCGATGCCATTAGCTTTTCACCAACTTTTGCTTTAGAAGCCAATACTACGTATAAGTTTATGGTTACCGACGGCGTAAAATCGTACAGCGGTGCTTCGTTTATTCCGTATACCGCCACTTTTACCACCGGTGATGCTATTGAACCAACCGACCCGATTTCGGTGGAGTTTACCAAAGTGGCTATTGCGGGCACCCAAAAGAAAAAATATTCTTCGCTGGTGATTGGCCCCGATGGTAAATTTTACGCCTTGTTACTGAATGGCAACATCGAACGCTTTGCCATAAGCCGCCCAAGCGGTACTTTAACTTTAGAGGCCAACATTGCTACTTTACCTAATAAATACGGTGCCCGCTCGGCAGTTGGACTGGTGTTCGATCCGGCTTCTACGGCATCTAATTTAATTGCTTACGTCTCGCACTGCTCTTCCGGCTTAACCGGTGCCCCCGAGTTCGATGGTAAAATTTCAAAATTATCGGGAGCTACCCTGGCTACGGAGCAGTTGTTGGTAACCAACTTGCCGCGTTCCGCGAAAGACCATTTGGTAAACAGTTTGGCATTTGGGCCGGATGGAATGCTGTACATTTCCCAGGGCAGTAATAGCTCCATGGGCGCTTACGACGGCTCGTGGCAACGCACTGAAAGTTTGTTATCAGGGGCAGTTTTAAAGCTGGATTTAACCAAACTTGGCAGTACTACGCTGGATGTTAAAACTTCCAACAGCCAAAGCGTCATCAACGCTGCGACCACCAGCTCCCTGAAATTGTCGGATGGTACGTATAACCCGTACGCTACCAATGCTCCTTTAAAAATATACGGTTCGGGTGTGCGCAATGCGTACGACCTTGTATGGCACAGCAACGGCCAGTTATACGCCCCAGCCAATGGTTCGGCCGCTGGCGGAAATACGCCACCATCGGTAGCGGGTACCCGCCGCCCCGATGGCACTACCTATAACGGTCCGGTTATTCCGGCTACTTCGGCCGTGCAGGTGCAAAACGACTGGTTATTCCGGGTAAAAAGTGGTGGTTACTACGGCCATCCTAATCCTTTACGGGGTGAGTACGTGGCTAATCGGGGTTATGCCGATAACCCCAAATACGCCACCAATGTAACTTCCGATTTAAATTACCGGGGTGCTGCTTTTAACTTTGAGCTAAATCGCTCACCCAATGGCGCTATTGAATACAAGAGCAATGCTTTTAACGGCGCCTTAAAAGGCAAAATACTGGTGTGCCGCTTTAGCGGTGGGGGTGATATTATCGTGTTACAACCAGGTTCGGTAGTGAAAGGTAGCCCCGATGCACAGTACGATATAGTGAATCATTTTACCGGTGCCGGTACAAATGGATTAGTAGGGATGTCGGGCTTTATCAATCCTTTAGATTTAGTGGAAGATACACAAACCGGAAACCTGTACGTGATTGAGTTTAACTGGAACAATATTCCCGACCGGACGGCTCAAATTACCTTACTGCGCGTAAGCAGCATCTCGGATGATGAAGGATTTGCCACGGCTTTCCCGGAAAAAATATCCGCTACCGAAGTAGTTGGGATTACCAGCACCAATACTGTAACATCTGCCCAAAAAGCCGCTGCCGCCAGCCAAAAAGGCAAAGACAAGGATAAAGACAAAGACAAGGACAAGGATAAAGATGACGACTTGCCGGATTTATCAAAAGTAACGCGGCATCCGGTTACAATTTCCAACACGGGCCGGGGTAATTTAAAATTAAAAAATTTGTCCATTATTGGTGAAAATGCCGCTGAGTTCCGGTTACTTGGCCAACCCGATGCGAAACCCAATAAACCGATTAAAATTCGGAAGAATAGCTCAGTAACTTTTAACGTGGCGTTTTTCCCTACCACTAAAGGGCTAAAAAAGGCTAAGATAGAAGCCGTGAGCAGTAAGAAAAAACAAGATCAATCGGTATCGGTGGAGTTAGAAGGTTTGGGCATTATGTACGAAGGAATAGATACGGTGGGTACAGGTTCTCCCGTAGATTCGGTTACTGAAACGGCTAGTAGCCTGAGTGAAATTTCCAAAAGCAAAGACTTAAAACTTAGCGTTTATCCGAATCCGAACGAAGCTGGTTCAAAAATTTACGTTGATTTGGCCGGCTTTGCGCCGAAAGAAGCAGTAACCTTAAGTTTGTACGATAGTTATGGCCAGCTATACTGGGCTAAAACCGTACGGGTAGATGAGCAAGGCATTAGTTCCGCCGAAATGCCGGTTAATAAAAACATGAATGCCGGTATCTACATCATGAAGGTTACCGGAGCATCGGGCCAAAAACAAAGTAAACTCATTTTAAAATAG
- a CDS encoding T9SS type A sorting domain-containing protein encodes MKKGFTVHFSLIGLLNFKKLFFLIVGLALSTAGFPQLLKVNFQDPKTVPPTGWVRDYGQAYGLRTGSYQGNQRTYGWKKRSDNSLLNLSVGGSTPGNGRNRKMPSDPLQATLIHMQADDIAGTFDGTKAEGYWEAKLTKGIYDVVVSAGDAGVYSFPEKHTLNVEGVQAIKDFVPTGAAGSSTRFKSATVRVAVTDGNLTINADGGVNTKINSVRIVPYSTGPFTYWSANEQQLSVQKTSSATTKTFSLDLSNSSNKSVQYTLSATYGTGASGWLSFNRTHSGTEPNVTINYTATQNLPLGTYKATVYAAAAGFTAGSVTVKVTVSAPRPYVISSTPANKATNVSVNTSSIAANNLFVPTVAGYKGGVDNSTITSSTVKLLKVVGTSTTQIQGVVQGTGGGDAISFSPTFALEPNATYKFVITDGVKSYSKASFIPYTATFTTGAALESRDPISVEFTKVAIPGTQKKKYSSLVIGPDSKFYALRLDGAIERFTINRTTGMLGNQSVISTALSGKYGSRAAVGLVFDPASTASNLIAYVSHCSGKLEGAPAFDGKISKLTGANLTTERLLVTNLPRSTKDHLVNSLAFGPDKALYISQGSNSSMGAYDGSWQRTESLLSGSILRLDLVKLGSATLDAKTTTNQSVINAASGTSAKMSDGTYNPYSSASPLTIYASGVRNAYDLVWHSNGQLYSPANGSAAGGNTPASLSGTRRPDGSKYSGPSIPATSGVQVQNDWLFRIKKGGYYGHPNPLRGEYVANRGYKDNSKYASTVVADPNYRGAAFNFNLNRSPNGAIEYKSNAFNGALKGKILVCRFSGGGDIIVLKPGSVVKGSTDGQYNITDNYTGAGTNGLVGMSGFINPLDLVEDPQTGNLYVIEFNWNNIPDRTSQITLLRVSNISDADGYASAYPQKISATEVVGVSNILNSVQNLTSPLLAGTAKKDKKEKEDKGKGKGKDKDDDDDDDDQDNGKGDDGNNDDDDLLDFSRVTRHAVTISNTGRGNLMLKNLEITGPNASEFKILDQPNVNPNKPIKIRKNSSITFNVAFYPKSIGLKHAKLEAVNNKKKKGQFVSVDLVGLGITYEGIDSVLGGLLDSATNIVVDVTKPLLNPDKLKLNVYPNPNEVGSKIYFDLAGFNANEPVTLNLYDSFGQLYQAKTIQVDEQGRSSAEMPVSTTMNPGIYILRATGAAGQKESRIILK; translated from the coding sequence ATGAAAAAAGGTTTTACTGTTCACTTCTCGCTTATTGGTTTGTTAAATTTTAAAAAATTATTCTTTTTAATAGTTGGTCTGGCATTAAGTACGGCCGGTTTTCCGCAGTTACTTAAAGTTAATTTCCAAGATCCCAAAACGGTTCCGCCTACGGGGTGGGTTCGCGATTACGGACAAGCTTATGGCCTGCGCACGGGTTCTTACCAGGGCAATCAACGTACTTACGGTTGGAAAAAACGTTCCGATAATAGCTTGTTAAATCTGTCGGTAGGAGGTTCCACGCCGGGCAACGGCCGTAACCGGAAAATGCCATCTGATCCTTTGCAAGCCACGCTTATTCACATGCAAGCCGACGATATTGCCGGTACTTTTGACGGAACTAAAGCCGAAGGTTATTGGGAAGCTAAATTAACCAAGGGCATTTACGATGTGGTAGTATCAGCGGGCGATGCCGGCGTCTATTCATTTCCGGAAAAACACACTTTAAACGTGGAGGGCGTGCAAGCCATTAAGGATTTTGTTCCCACCGGGGCTGCCGGTTCCAGTACGCGTTTTAAAAGCGCCACCGTGCGGGTTGCCGTTACCGATGGAAATTTAACGATTAATGCCGATGGCGGCGTGAATACCAAAATCAACTCTGTCCGGATTGTGCCTTATTCTACCGGGCCATTTACTTACTGGTCGGCGAATGAGCAACAGCTAAGCGTGCAGAAAACCAGCTCTGCCACCACCAAAACCTTTTCTTTAGATTTAAGCAACTCCAGCAACAAAAGCGTACAATATACGCTTTCAGCTACGTATGGTACCGGTGCAAGCGGCTGGTTGAGTTTTAACCGGACACATTCGGGTACGGAGCCCAACGTAACCATTAACTACACCGCTACCCAAAACTTACCATTGGGCACGTACAAAGCCACGGTGTATGCCGCTGCCGCTGGGTTTACCGCCGGAAGTGTAACGGTTAAGGTAACAGTTAGTGCACCCCGGCCTTATGTAATTTCGTCTACGCCGGCCAATAAAGCTACCAATGTAAGTGTAAATACCTCCAGTATTGCGGCTAATAATTTGTTCGTACCCACCGTTGCCGGTTACAAAGGCGGTGTCGATAACAGCACCATCACCAGCAGCACCGTAAAATTATTAAAAGTAGTAGGCACCAGTACTACCCAGATACAAGGAGTGGTGCAGGGTACCGGTGGCGGCGATGCCATTAGCTTTTCCCCCACTTTTGCCCTGGAACCCAATGCTACTTATAAGTTTGTAATTACCGATGGCGTAAAATCGTACAGTAAGGCTTCGTTTATTCCGTACACAGCTACCTTTACCACTGGGGCCGCGCTGGAATCCCGGGATCCCATTTCGGTAGAGTTTACCAAAGTAGCCATCCCGGGTACCCAAAAGAAAAAATATTCTTCGCTTGTAATTGGCCCGGATAGTAAATTTTATGCTTTGCGTTTAGACGGCGCTATTGAGCGGTTTACCATAAACCGTACCACCGGTATGCTGGGTAACCAATCGGTAATTAGTACGGCTTTATCGGGCAAGTACGGTAGCCGGGCGGCTGTTGGGTTAGTGTTTGATCCGGCTTCTACGGCTTCTAATTTAATTGCGTACGTGTCGCATTGTTCTGGTAAGCTGGAAGGCGCCCCGGCCTTTGATGGTAAAATTTCAAAATTAACGGGCGCTAACCTTACCACTGAACGCTTACTGGTAACCAACTTGCCCCGTTCTACCAAAGACCATTTAGTTAACAGTTTGGCTTTCGGGCCCGATAAGGCTTTGTATATATCGCAAGGCAGTAACAGTTCCATGGGCGCTTACGATGGCTCATGGCAACGCACCGAAAGTTTATTGTCAGGGTCAATTCTGCGGTTGGATTTAGTTAAGTTAGGCAGCGCTACTTTAGATGCAAAAACCACTACAAACCAAAGCGTGATTAACGCGGCTTCCGGTACTTCCGCCAAAATGTCGGATGGTACCTACAATCCGTATTCCAGTGCTTCACCGCTTACTATTTATGCTTCGGGCGTGCGCAATGCTTACGATTTAGTGTGGCACAGCAATGGGCAGTTGTATTCACCGGCAAATGGCTCGGCCGCCGGGGGAAATACGCCCGCTTCGTTAAGTGGCACCCGCCGCCCGGATGGCAGCAAGTATAGTGGTCCTTCTATTCCGGCAACCAGTGGGGTGCAGGTGCAAAACGATTGGCTGTTCCGGATAAAAAAAGGCGGTTATTACGGGCATCCAAACCCATTGCGGGGCGAGTACGTGGCAAACCGGGGTTACAAAGATAATTCGAAATACGCCAGTACCGTAGTAGCAGATCCGAACTACCGGGGTGCCGCCTTTAATTTTAACCTGAACCGTTCCCCCAACGGTGCCATTGAGTACAAGAGCAATGCATTTAACGGGGCGTTAAAAGGCAAAATACTGGTGTGCCGCTTCAGTGGGGGGGGCGATATCATCGTGTTAAAACCAGGTTCGGTAGTAAAAGGCAGCACCGATGGACAATACAATATCACCGATAATTATACCGGCGCCGGTACTAATGGCTTGGTCGGCATGTCGGGCTTTATTAATCCCCTGGATTTGGTAGAAGACCCGCAAACCGGCAATTTGTACGTGATTGAGTTTAACTGGAACAATATTCCTGACCGTACTTCACAGATTACATTGCTGCGCGTGAGCAATATTTCAGACGCCGACGGTTATGCATCGGCCTATCCGCAAAAAATATCGGCTACCGAAGTAGTGGGAGTTTCTAATATTTTAAATTCGGTGCAAAACCTGACATCTCCTTTACTTGCAGGTACAGCTAAAAAAGACAAGAAAGAAAAAGAAGATAAAGGTAAAGGCAAGGGTAAAGATAAAGACGACGATGATGATGATGACGATCAGGATAATGGCAAAGGCGATGACGGCAATAATGATGACGATGACCTCTTGGATTTTTCGCGGGTTACGCGCCATGCGGTTACGATCTCCAATACCGGCCGGGGAAATTTAATGCTGAAAAACCTGGAAATTACCGGCCCAAATGCCAGCGAATTTAAAATCTTAGACCAACCTAATGTTAATCCAAACAAACCAATTAAAATCCGGAAGAACAGCTCGATCACCTTTAACGTAGCGTTTTATCCAAAATCCATTGGTTTAAAGCACGCCAAGTTAGAAGCCGTAAATAACAAAAAGAAAAAAGGCCAGTTTGTTTCGGTTGATCTGGTTGGTTTAGGAATTACCTACGAAGGCATTGATTCGGTGCTGGGCGGTTTATTGGATTCGGCTACCAATATTGTAGTGGATGTAACCAAGCCACTATTAAACCCCGATAAACTTAAATTAAATGTATATCCGAACCCGAACGAAGTAGGATCTAAGATCTATTTTGATTTAGCCGGTTTTAACGCCAATGAACCCGTAACTTTAAACCTGTACGACAGTTTCGGGCAATTATACCAGGCTAAAACCATACAGGTAGATGAACAAGGCCGCAGCTCCGCCGAAATGCCGGTAAGCACAACCATGAACCCAGGCATATACATACTTCGGGCTACCGGAGCCGCCGGCCAGAAAGAAAGCCGGATTATTTTAAAATAA
- a CDS encoding BatA domain-containing protein, giving the protein MSFLFPSFLYALSAIAIPIIIHLVELRRAKRVVFTNLSFIKEVKNVTASHRQLKRWLILLARILFIIFLVLLFSQPYRSTGSQQALSTNRAKIFVDNSFSMQNQASTSENSLLQVALDQANRLTQLFNVNASYQLGTQAKLSYVDFSKSDFQKQISSINESANNRSLASVFAWFNQEEDRKPFKGFIISDFQKSNLKSPTLVIPDTVNEYYLVPVQSANNRNVFIDTVYSEDAFIRENENNVLQVKLRNAGNEDVNDCQVKFFIGAKQVSALSIDVPANKTVPFTLNYRLSGNQTANCRLVLEDFPVTFDNTYYFNLKPSENIKILELSGQNTVGDKLYTNENIFQYTSSAYNNINYKQIGQADFIILNSIEEIDAPLADNLRAFVQEGGNVLLIPAAKANVGSYQEFMRKLQLTSVQPMAGNQENKKSLLAYPDIRNSFFQNIFSEPSRNTILPSATKAWRWNRSASDILHFKEGGSFLSSFHLGSGQVYLFASPLTEEFSDFQSNGLFVPVMYKMAMLSSRQQQPLAYALNNRIFTVPFNQELPADQVVQLRKDSVSFIPEQQVRKNQLVLGIPTEANEAGFYDLMLKDKVLATLAFNFDKRESDLKQFSVQELRNAVAGQKNVHVLDTSNELNLQRELTNENLGVPLWKYCLLLCLVFMFTEILLIRYF; this is encoded by the coding sequence ATGAGTTTTCTATTTCCTTCTTTTTTATATGCTTTATCTGCAATCGCCATTCCCATTATCATCCATTTAGTGGAGCTCCGCAGAGCCAAGCGGGTGGTTTTTACCAACTTAAGTTTTATTAAAGAAGTTAAAAACGTAACGGCTAGTCACCGCCAGTTAAAACGCTGGCTTATTTTACTGGCCCGCATCCTTTTTATTATTTTTCTGGTTTTACTTTTCAGCCAGCCCTACCGTTCTACCGGCAGCCAGCAAGCATTATCTACCAACCGGGCAAAGATATTTGTGGATAATTCGTTTAGCATGCAAAACCAGGCGAGTACTTCCGAAAACTCGCTGTTGCAGGTAGCTCTGGATCAGGCTAACCGCCTAACGCAATTATTTAACGTAAACGCTTCGTATCAATTGGGCACGCAGGCTAAATTGTCTTATGTCGATTTTAGCAAATCCGATTTTCAGAAGCAAATAAGCAGCATTAACGAATCGGCCAATAATCGCTCTCTGGCTTCAGTATTTGCGTGGTTTAATCAGGAAGAAGACCGCAAACCTTTTAAAGGATTCATAATTTCGGATTTTCAAAAATCTAATCTTAAATCGCCTACTTTAGTTATTCCGGATACCGTTAACGAATATTACCTGGTGCCGGTGCAAAGCGCCAACAACCGCAACGTGTTTATCGATACGGTTTACAGCGAAGATGCTTTTATCCGCGAAAATGAAAATAATGTGCTGCAGGTAAAATTGCGCAACGCCGGCAACGAAGACGTAAACGATTGTCAGGTTAAATTTTTTATCGGTGCCAAACAAGTATCGGCCTTGAGTATAGATGTACCGGCAAACAAAACGGTGCCTTTTACCTTAAACTACCGCCTCAGCGGCAACCAAACGGCCAATTGCCGGCTGGTGCTGGAAGATTTTCCGGTTACTTTCGATAACACGTATTATTTTAATTTAAAACCTTCCGAAAACATAAAAATTTTAGAATTAAGCGGGCAAAATACCGTTGGTGATAAATTATATACCAACGAAAATATTTTTCAGTATACTTCTTCGGCTTACAACAACATAAACTACAAACAAATTGGGCAAGCCGATTTTATTATTCTGAACAGCATCGAAGAAATTGATGCCCCTTTGGCCGACAATCTGCGCGCCTTTGTGCAGGAAGGCGGTAATGTGTTGCTGATTCCGGCGGCTAAGGCCAACGTTGGTTCTTACCAGGAGTTTATGCGTAAGTTGCAGTTAACCAGTGTGCAACCCATGGCGGGCAATCAGGAAAATAAAAAAAGTTTACTAGCTTACCCGGACATCCGTAACTCGTTTTTTCAAAATATTTTTAGCGAACCCAGCCGCAACACCATTTTACCGAGCGCTACCAAAGCCTGGCGCTGGAACCGGTCGGCCAGCGATATTTTACACTTTAAAGAAGGCGGCAGCTTTTTATCGTCCTTCCACTTAGGCAGCGGGCAGGTTTATTTATTTGCTTCGCCGCTTACCGAAGAATTTTCGGATTTTCAGAGCAATGGATTGTTTGTGCCGGTAATGTATAAGATGGCTATGTTGAGCTCGCGCCAGCAACAACCTTTGGCTTATGCCCTGAATAACCGCATTTTTACGGTACCTTTTAATCAAGAATTACCCGCCGACCAGGTAGTGCAGTTACGCAAAGACAGCGTTTCGTTTATTCCGGAACAACAGGTGCGCAAAAACCAACTGGTACTGGGTATCCCGACCGAGGCCAACGAAGCCGGCTTTTACGACCTGATGCTTAAAGATAAAGTTTTGGCAACCCTGGCTTTTAACTTTGATAAACGCGAATCGGATTTAAAACAATTTTCGGTGCAGGAGCTGCGCAACGCGGTGGCCGGCCAGAAAAACGTGCATGTTTTAGACACTTCGAATGAGTTAAATTTACAAAGAGAGTTAACTAACGAAAATTTAGGTGTGCCGCTATGGAAATATTGCCTATTATTGTGTCTGGTTTTTATGTTCACCGAAATTTTATTAATCCGCTATTTCTAA
- a CDS encoding dihydroorotase, which produces MQVLLKSVKVIAPASEFHQQTIDIYIQDGVISAINPDLTLLDAPLTTVEQPGLCVSAGWLDLNAWVGDPGLEHKEDLQSAALAAAKGGFTEVVCLPNVEPVHQTKNAINYIQNQTRLLPVSFHAFGAITTDTHGKELTEMIDLHEAGAVAFTDGLHPVQQADVLVKALQYVQFFGGLIIQKPENTSLTQHGLMHEGVVSTQLGLKGMPPLAEEVIIARDLRLLKYTGGRLHFTLISSAEAVDLVREAKKQGLPVTCDVAAYQTAFTDEEIIPFDTNYKVNPPFRSPQDREAIEQGLQDGTIDALVTAHRPQDTESKNLEFDMAEFGITSLETAFAVANTYLGPVIGLDQVIAKLTDGPRQILQMAVPEIKAGAIANLTLFHPEQTWTPAEANSASKSFNNPFYGKNLQGQVFGIINKSQVVFNPNFALS; this is translated from the coding sequence ATGCAGGTACTACTGAAATCAGTTAAAGTAATTGCTCCCGCTTCCGAATTTCATCAACAAACTATTGATATTTATATACAAGATGGCGTAATCAGTGCCATTAACCCCGATTTAACGCTGTTGGATGCTCCCTTAACCACCGTGGAGCAGCCGGGTTTGTGTGTGTCGGCGGGTTGGTTGGATTTAAACGCCTGGGTAGGCGATCCGGGTTTAGAGCACAAAGAAGATTTACAAAGCGCTGCTTTGGCTGCCGCTAAGGGCGGTTTTACCGAAGTAGTTTGTTTGCCCAACGTTGAGCCGGTACACCAGACTAAAAACGCGATTAACTATATTCAAAATCAAACCCGCTTGCTGCCGGTAAGTTTTCATGCCTTCGGCGCTATTACCACCGATACCCACGGCAAAGAATTAACCGAAATGATTGACTTGCACGAGGCCGGCGCCGTAGCTTTTACGGATGGTTTGCACCCCGTGCAGCAGGCCGATGTTTTGGTAAAAGCTTTGCAATACGTGCAGTTTTTTGGGGGCTTAATTATTCAGAAACCCGAAAATACCAGTTTAACCCAGCACGGCTTAATGCACGAAGGTGTGGTAAGTACGCAGTTGGGCTTAAAAGGCATGCCGCCCCTGGCCGAAGAAGTAATTATTGCCCGTGATTTACGATTACTAAAGTACACCGGCGGACGCTTGCATTTTACCCTAATATCGTCGGCAGAAGCCGTGGATCTGGTACGCGAAGCTAAAAAACAAGGTTTACCCGTAACCTGCGATGTAGCTGCCTACCAAACCGCCTTTACCGACGAAGAAATTATACCTTTCGATACCAATTACAAAGTAAATCCGCCATTCCGCTCGCCACAAGACCGGGAGGCCATTGAGCAAGGTTTACAGGATGGTACCATTGATGCTTTAGTTACGGCGCACCGGCCGCAGGATACCGAATCTAAAAACCTGGAATTTGATATGGCCGAGTTTGGTATTACCAGCCTGGAAACGGCTTTTGCGGTAGCCAACACGTATTTAGGCCCGGTAATTGGTTTAGACCAGGTTATTGCCAAACTAACGGATGGACCCCGCCAGATTTTACAAATGGCCGTACCCGAAATTAAAGCCGGTGCAATCGCTAATTTAACTTTGTTTCACCCGGAGCAAACCTGGACTCCAGCCGAAGCCAATTCCGCTTCTAAAAGTTTTAACAATCCCTTTTACGGCAAAAACTTACAAGGCCAGGTGTTTGGCATTATTAATAAAAGCCAGGTTGTGTTTAATCCCAACTTCGCGCTTTCGTAG